Proteins found in one uncultured Desulfuromonas sp. genomic segment:
- a CDS encoding DUF3820 family protein: MKPSPQALIDLYETRMPYGKYAGVRLARISHQ; the protein is encoded by the coding sequence ATGAAACCTTCCCCACAAGCATTGATTGATCTCTACGAAACTCGTATGCCCTACGGAAAATACGCCGGAGTCCGCCTAGCCCGAATTTCTCACCAATAA
- a CDS encoding IS1380 family transposase — protein sequence MKTECNTEQLEFHSFGRREIIGQFDGIKISSDGGGILLREVEKRTGILRRLSQCFTDYRNPEMITHSLESLISQRIMALALGYEDLNDHDVLRHDALLSVLSGKSNGKMGAGKSTLNRLELTPATGSSSSRYKKIVANSDAMDELLIDFFQKSFSEVPEEIVLDVDATDDLIHGTQQGRFYHGYYRSYCYLPLYIFCGEQLLCARLRTADQDGAAGTKEELERIVRRIRQSWPDVRIVVRGDSGFCRDEIMTWCEHEENRVDYVLGLAKNSRLKTLLEEEMEQAKQEHEQTEKAARVFKDFHYQTRNSWSRSRRVVGKAEYLSKGENPRFVVTTLSEEKADARSLYEDIYCARGDMENRIKEQQLALFADRTSCHEMRANQLRLYFSSFAYVLLQTLRRIGLKETELAKAQSETIRLKLLKIGTRIKISVRKIWLSFSESYPYADLLRQVLGNLQKIPIRC from the coding sequence ATGAAAACAGAGTGTAACACAGAGCAACTTGAGTTTCATAGCTTTGGTCGGCGTGAAATTATTGGTCAATTCGATGGCATCAAGATCAGTTCCGATGGCGGTGGCATCCTTCTTCGAGAGGTCGAAAAACGCACCGGCATATTGCGTCGTTTGAGTCAATGCTTCACGGACTATCGCAATCCAGAGATGATTACCCACAGCCTCGAATCCTTGATTAGCCAGCGCATCATGGCGCTGGCATTAGGCTACGAAGACCTCAACGACCATGATGTTTTGCGCCATGATGCCTTGCTCAGTGTTTTAAGTGGTAAGTCCAATGGAAAAATGGGAGCCGGGAAAAGCACTCTCAACCGTCTTGAACTGACACCTGCGACGGGCTCAAGTTCATCGCGCTACAAGAAGATTGTCGCCAATAGTGACGCTATGGACGAGCTTTTGATTGATTTCTTTCAGAAGTCATTCAGTGAAGTTCCAGAAGAGATCGTCTTGGATGTAGACGCTACAGATGATCTAATCCACGGTACTCAGCAGGGGCGTTTTTATCATGGCTATTATCGAAGCTACTGCTATTTGCCGCTGTATATTTTTTGTGGGGAACAGCTGTTGTGCGCCCGCTTGCGTACGGCGGATCAGGATGGTGCCGCCGGAACAAAAGAAGAACTGGAACGCATTGTCCGACGCATTCGCCAATCATGGCCGGATGTTCGCATCGTTGTGCGTGGAGACAGTGGTTTTTGTCGCGACGAGATTATGACTTGGTGCGAGCACGAAGAAAACCGCGTGGACTATGTCTTGGGATTGGCGAAAAACTCTCGCTTGAAGACACTGCTAGAAGAGGAGATGGAACAGGCGAAACAAGAGCATGAGCAGACAGAAAAAGCCGCACGGGTATTCAAAGACTTTCACTACCAGACCCGCAATAGCTGGAGCCGGTCCAGGCGCGTTGTGGGCAAAGCGGAATATTTGTCCAAGGGAGAAAATCCCCGCTTTGTCGTAACGACACTGAGCGAGGAAAAAGCGGATGCCCGCAGCTTGTATGAAGACATTTACTGCGCCCGCGGCGACATGGAAAATCGGATCAAGGAACAACAACTGGCCCTGTTTGCCGACCGGACGTCCTGTCATGAAATGCGTGCCAACCAATTGCGCCTGTATTTTTCCAGCTTTGCCTATGTTCTGTTACAAACTCTGCGGCGCATCGGATTAAAAGAAACGGAATTGGCCAAAGCACAGAGCGAAACAATCCGTCTGAAATTACTGAAGATTGGCACCCGGATCAAAATCAGCGTGCGCAAGATCTGGCTGTCATTTTCAGAAAGCTATCCCTATGCGGACTTGCTGCGCCAAGTTTTGGGGAATCTTCAAAAAATACCGATACGCTGTTAA
- a CDS encoding ATP-binding protein, with translation MDRLYMRIFLSFWLTVTLAGAIMAVLAYVNHPPERAFPDHNFADRAVASYAQDARVALQQGGVEGWRRYVQSHRDRSAQLFIFGEDGQPLLPRRMKRDLAPLARQVFAEKKLIITHRGRNVYFAQPFVDHLQRPAVFLVKLRLPTPPPRRGYFRPVPLLFLGVFLLVGGLVCWWLARSLTSPIQTLRNAAQQFATGNLSVRVGDAISGRSEIKELANDFDAMAARIEQQVESQQRLQRDISHELRSPLARLNVALELARQRSGHEAEPALNRIEREAELLNEMIGQLLSLNQLETAVLSLDESIDLSSLISELVADANFEAHSRQVRVEVDAFDAVVVKGSEQLLAGAIENILRNAVRYTAEDTVVQVAVSPAENQRVTLIVRDHGPGVPEASVEKIFQPFYRVDDARERRSGGTGIGLAIADRAIRRHGGTITAHNAAGGGLEVVISLPLV, from the coding sequence ATGGATCGTTTGTACATGCGTATCTTCCTCAGCTTCTGGCTGACCGTGACGTTAGCCGGGGCGATCATGGCCGTGCTTGCTTATGTCAACCATCCCCCGGAACGGGCGTTTCCTGATCACAATTTTGCTGACCGCGCGGTTGCCTCCTATGCGCAGGATGCGCGTGTCGCTTTGCAACAAGGTGGTGTCGAAGGCTGGAGGCGTTACGTCCAGAGCCATCGCGATCGCAGTGCCCAGTTGTTTATTTTTGGTGAAGATGGCCAGCCTTTGTTGCCCCGACGCATGAAGCGAGACCTCGCTCCTCTGGCTCGTCAGGTTTTTGCCGAAAAAAAATTGATCATCACCCATCGTGGCAGAAATGTCTATTTTGCCCAGCCTTTTGTCGACCATCTTCAGCGTCCCGCCGTGTTTCTCGTTAAGTTGCGCCTGCCGACACCGCCTCCCAGGCGGGGCTATTTCCGTCCTGTTCCCTTGCTGTTTCTCGGCGTGTTTTTACTGGTGGGCGGGCTGGTGTGCTGGTGGCTGGCGCGCTCGCTGACTTCGCCGATTCAGACTCTGCGTAATGCTGCCCAGCAGTTTGCCACCGGTAATTTGTCAGTGCGGGTGGGCGACGCCATTTCCGGGCGCAGTGAGATTAAGGAGCTGGCCAATGATTTTGACGCCATGGCCGCACGCATTGAGCAGCAGGTTGAATCTCAGCAACGGTTGCAGCGTGATATCTCCCACGAACTGCGTTCGCCGCTGGCGCGGCTTAATGTTGCCCTCGAATTAGCCCGACAGCGTTCCGGTCACGAAGCCGAGCCCGCCTTGAACCGCATAGAACGTGAAGCGGAGCTGCTGAACGAGATGATCGGTCAGTTGTTGAGCCTCAATCAACTGGAGACCGCAGTGCTGTCGCTTGATGAATCGATTGACCTGTCCAGCCTGATTTCGGAGCTGGTGGCCGACGCCAATTTTGAGGCCCACAGTCGTCAGGTGCGGGTCGAGGTTGACGCCTTTGACGCAGTGGTGGTCAAAGGCTCGGAACAACTGCTCGCCGGTGCCATTGAAAATATTTTGCGCAATGCCGTGCGCTATACCGCTGAAGACACGGTGGTGCAGGTGGCAGTCTCTCCGGCGGAAAACCAGCGGGTGACCCTTATCGTTCGCGATCATGGTCCTGGTGTGCCTGAGGCGTCGGTGGAAAAAATCTTTCAGCCTTTTTACCGGGTAGATGATGCGCGTGAGCGTCGTTCAGGTGGAACAGGCATCGGTCTGGCCATTGCCGATCGGGCCATTCGCCGCCATGGCGGCACCATTACTGCGCATAATGCCGCTGGCGGTGGTTTGGAAGTGGTGATCAGTTTGCCGCTGGTTTGA
- a CDS encoding DUF3820 family protein, which produces MTIGQNNRRDFRENHASKNSGEKFGLVDLPEPYVVWMAGEGFPAGRLGRQLAEVYEIKINGLEYLFNPFCDNTL; this is translated from the coding sequence TTGACTATTGGACAGAACAATAGGCGTGATTTTCGCGAAAATCACGCCTCAAAAAACAGTGGTGAGAAATTCGGGCTAGTCGACCTGCCAGAACCCTATGTGGTGTGGATGGCCGGTGAAGGCTTCCCCGCCGGACGGCTGGGACGACAACTGGCTGAAGTGTACGAGATCAAGATCAATGGCCTTGAATACCTGTTTAATCCCTTCTGTGACAATACCCTCTAA